From a region of the Deltaproteobacteria bacterium genome:
- a CDS encoding PAS domain S-box protein, whose protein sequence is MADKPTYEDLEKRVQELEKEIYEHREVESALDKNEKKFRLIVENANEGIVIAQDGLIRFANPKAQEMIGYPFEELEARPIIEFIHPDDRDLVFDRHRQRLAGEPVPDLYTFRLRARDGRSIWVEIRTVIIDWAGRPATLNMLADISERKRVEEALRQSEESYRKIMEMAPDAIAISRVEDGRYLQVNEAFCRMTGYRVEEVIGRTVFELNLYIDRADRDRLLEPLRRQAGVDGLEFRYRVKDGTLLNTLVAAKPIRFQGEECLLVVVTNIDSFKKAQQALFENQQKYRHILESMEEGYYEVDLAGNRTFFNEALCTIYGYTPDEMMGMNYRQYMPPESRKKIKAIYNQVYRTGIPNKIVDYEVTTKMGSVKMLETSVSLLKNSAGEPAGFYGISRDVTERKENEKALRESEEKYRLLVENAHDGIYITQEGVVRFANPKMEGMTGYSTEDLASRPFLHLVHPKDKAAFFEREQKKPGDEQGPETYTFRMINSKAETLWMELTTVPIAWEGRPATLNFLRDITPQKKMEAQFLQAQKMEAVGTLAGGIAHDFNNLLMGIQGNASLVLLDLEANHPHYGKLRSIEQLVQGGADLTRQLLGVARGGKYEVKPADINKLVAMSVDLFGRTKKEISIHKKLQEAVWTIDVDRSQIEQVLLNLYVNAWQAMPEGGDLFLETRNVTLDDYYVRPYGGVPGRYVRISVTDTGIGMDEATRKRVFDPFFTTKDMGRGTGLGLASAYGIIRNHSGIINVYSEKGEGTTFNIYFPVSAQEIKEEAYRPEEILQGVGSILFVDDEKAISDVSHFLLKRLGYRVITAGSGREAIEIYRREGKDIDLVILDMIMPEMSGGETFSRLKEIDPNVKVLLSSGYSLNGQAKSILDQGCKGFLQKPFNLADLSKKVRQILEEGRGDTPPA, encoded by the coding sequence ATGGCCGACAAACCGACTTATGAGGATCTGGAGAAAAGGGTCCAGGAGTTGGAGAAAGAGATATATGAACACCGGGAGGTCGAATCGGCTCTTGATAAAAACGAGAAAAAATTTCGTTTGATAGTCGAGAACGCCAATGAAGGGATCGTCATCGCCCAGGACGGTTTAATCCGTTTTGCCAATCCCAAGGCACAGGAGATGATCGGTTATCCATTTGAAGAGTTAGAAGCCAGGCCCATTATCGAATTTATCCATCCCGATGACCGGGACCTGGTGTTTGATCGACATCGTCAACGATTGGCCGGCGAACCAGTGCCGGATTTATATACTTTTAGGCTCCGGGCCAGGGATGGAAGGTCGATCTGGGTGGAAATTCGCACGGTTATCATAGATTGGGCGGGCCGCCCGGCGACCCTGAATATGCTCGCCGACATCTCTGAGCGCAAACGAGTTGAAGAAGCCCTTCGTCAAAGCGAGGAGAGTTACCGGAAAATCATGGAAATGGCCCCGGATGCCATTGCCATCAGCCGGGTCGAAGACGGCCGTTATCTTCAAGTTAATGAGGCCTTTTGCCGAATGACCGGCTACAGGGTAGAGGAGGTCATCGGCCGGACCGTCTTTGAGTTGAATCTCTATATTGATCGAGCTGATCGGGACCGACTTTTGGAGCCTTTGCGCCGCCAAGCCGGAGTGGATGGTCTCGAGTTCCGCTATCGAGTCAAAGACGGAACCCTATTGAACACCCTGGTTGCGGCCAAGCCCATCCGATTTCAGGGGGAAGAATGTCTTTTGGTCGTGGTAACAAATATCGACTCCTTTAAAAAGGCCCAGCAGGCTCTTTTTGAGAACCAACAGAAATATCGCCATATTCTGGAGAGTATGGAAGAAGGCTATTACGAGGTGGACTTGGCCGGAAACCGTACCTTTTTTAATGAGGCCCTTTGCACTATTTATGGGTATACCCCTGATGAAATGATGGGTATGAATTACAGGCAATATATGCCTCCCGAATCCAGAAAAAAAATTAAAGCAATCTATAATCAGGTTTACCGGACAGGGATTCCGAATAAAATAGTCGACTACGAAGTGACCACGAAAATGGGTTCAGTAAAAATGCTTGAAACCTCCGTCTCTCTGTTAAAAAATTCCGCCGGGGAACCTGCCGGCTTTTATGGAATTTCCCGGGATGTGACTGAAAGGAAAGAAAACGAAAAAGCCCTTCGGGAAAGCGAAGAAAAATATCGGCTCTTGGTTGAGAATGCTCATGATGGGATTTATATCACCCAAGAGGGGGTGGTGAGATTTGCAAACCCTAAAATGGAAGGGATGACCGGTTACTCAACAGAGGATTTGGCAAGCCGGCCCTTCTTGCACCTGGTTCATCCCAAAGATAAGGCCGCCTTTTTCGAACGAGAGCAAAAGAAGCCAGGTGATGAACAAGGCCCCGAAACTTATACTTTTAGAATGATCAACAGTAAAGCCGAAACCCTTTGGATGGAATTAACCACCGTTCCAATCGCCTGGGAAGGAAGGCCGGCAACCTTGAATTTTCTTCGGGACATCACCCCCCAAAAAAAAATGGAGGCTCAGTTTCTCCAGGCCCAGAAGATGGAGGCTGTCGGGACCCTGGCCGGCGGTATCGCTCACGACTTCAATAACCTTCTTATGGGTATTCAGGGAAACGCCTCTCTGGTCCTGCTGGATCTGGAAGCCAACCATCCCCATTACGGAAAGCTCCGGAGCATTGAGCAGTTGGTCCAGGGTGGGGCAGACCTGACCAGACAGCTTTTAGGTGTTGCCAGGGGGGGGAAGTATGAGGTTAAGCCTGCGGATATCAACAAGTTGGTGGCCATGAGTGTCGATCTGTTCGGCCGGACGAAGAAGGAGATCAGCATTCACAAGAAATTACAGGAAGCAGTCTGGACGATCGACGTGGACCGGAGCCAGATCGAACAGGTCCTGCTGAACCTTTATGTTAATGCCTGGCAGGCCATGCCTGAGGGGGGCGACCTGTTTCTGGAAACACGGAATGTAACCCTGGATGATTACTATGTCAGACCCTACGGGGGAGTACCCGGGAGATATGTCAGGATTTCGGTTACCGATACCGGAATCGGAATGGACGAAGCGACGCGGAAAAGGGTCTTTGACCCTTTCTTCACCACCAAAGATATGGGCCGGGGAACGGGGTTGGGCCTGGCATCGGCCTACGGCATCATAAGAAATCACAGCGGCATCATCAATGTTTACAGTGAAAAGGGGGAGGGGACAACCTTTAACATCTACTTCCCGGTATCAGCGCAGGAGATTAAGGAGGAAGCCTATAGGCCTGAAGAAATCTTGCAGGGGGTCGGGTCTATTCTCTTTGTGGATGATGAAAAGGCGATTTCCGATGTCAGCCATTTTCTTCTGAAACGATTAGGCTACCGGGTGATTACCGCCGGGAGCGGTCGTGAAGCCATCGAGATTTATCGGCGGGAAGGGAAGGATATCGATTTAGTTATCTTGGACATGATCATGCCGGAAATGAGCGGAGGAGAGACCTTTAGCCGGCTGAAAGAAATCGATCCGAACGTTAAGGTGCTTCTTTCCAGCGGATACAGTCTCAATGGCCAGGCCAAATCTATTTTGGATCAGGGCTGCAAAGGTTTTCTCCAAAAACCTTTCAATTTGGCGGACCTTTCCAAAAAGGTGCGGCAGATTCTGGAAGAGGGGAGAGGCGATACTCCCCCAGCTTGA